One window of the Thermomicrobiales bacterium genome contains the following:
- a CDS encoding PH domain-containing protein has translation MIALILVIGFGLFYEYGEELPSFLRDTVLQDVIDYEMQGAGPIIDQLRSNRYHLELTIIIGLVAVMWIAVRTLQWRTTTYGVDSEDIWIRGGIFWKWERRLPMARVQSLELSSSWLDRILDLRSVEFVSGAPDRSVASIRLAAIPTSEAIQIQRIMLGATHTILADGFAELGQEREQVQLASITTGQLIAAGITSFEIRLSFVGAIAAFHLFSKSFLKEWRNDLIHWFVNTIEQKHALADLVDFTLLLLLVFWLLSIVTFVTTFSRFRLERAGHLALIEHGLVTRRWRAVLLPRVQAITFVETPIQEWRNTGSIRMELAGSQQKTLERKMLLPSLPRDEALATLERLFGGAFFENLAREIQQFQRVPPTYKRTYTMFWPYRILGLTAALLAVDYLSPDVRFEHLTFLGLALLAIPGYLYGRRQFEDAAWLIDSDREMIVRERNINRRTIVCPVDRLQWRGIKQMTLPFRKPGGATLVAYVAASGKVDGTGKGIIGTGWPIYDGRLRIRGLPRAEADELLSQMGPQPDQPQYRPHVV, from the coding sequence GTGATCGCGTTGATCCTGGTGATCGGATTCGGGCTGTTCTACGAGTACGGCGAGGAGCTGCCGTCTTTCCTGCGAGATACGGTGCTTCAGGACGTCATCGATTACGAGATGCAAGGCGCCGGGCCGATCATCGATCAACTGCGCAGCAACCGGTATCACCTGGAACTCACGATCATCATCGGCCTAGTGGCAGTGATGTGGATTGCGGTGCGAACGCTCCAGTGGCGCACCACCACGTATGGAGTCGATAGCGAGGATATCTGGATTCGGGGCGGCATCTTCTGGAAATGGGAACGCCGCTTGCCCATGGCGCGGGTGCAATCGCTCGAGCTTTCTTCGAGTTGGCTCGACCGGATCCTCGATCTCCGCTCGGTGGAGTTCGTTTCTGGCGCGCCGGACCGGTCGGTGGCGAGTATCCGGTTGGCGGCAATTCCCACATCAGAAGCGATTCAGATTCAGCGCATCATGCTGGGGGCGACGCACACAATTCTGGCGGACGGATTCGCCGAACTCGGGCAGGAGCGCGAGCAGGTGCAGCTTGCCAGCATCACCACCGGACAGCTCATTGCGGCAGGGATCACCAGTTTCGAGATCAGGCTGAGTTTCGTGGGGGCTATCGCCGCGTTCCACCTGTTCAGCAAATCGTTTCTCAAGGAATGGCGCAACGACCTGATTCACTGGTTCGTAAACACGATCGAACAGAAGCATGCGCTTGCCGACCTGGTCGACTTCACCCTGCTGTTGCTGCTGGTGTTCTGGCTCTTGTCGATCGTCACTTTTGTCACCACGTTCAGTCGGTTCCGGCTCGAACGGGCAGGGCATCTGGCGTTGATCGAGCATGGTTTGGTGACCCGGCGCTGGCGCGCGGTGCTGCTGCCACGGGTGCAAGCGATCACGTTCGTGGAAACCCCGATTCAGGAGTGGCGCAACACCGGGTCGATACGCATGGAGCTGGCCGGTTCGCAACAGAAGACGCTCGAGCGAAAGATGCTGCTCCCGTCGTTGCCACGCGACGAGGCATTGGCGACGCTGGAGAGATTGTTCGGCGGAGCGTTCTTCGAGAATCTTGCCCGTGAGATTCAGCAATTCCAGCGTGTGCCGCCAACGTACAAGCGGACGTACACGATGTTCTGGCCGTACCGCATTCTCGGCCTGACGGCGGCTCTCCTGGCGGTCGACTATCTCTCGCCTGACGTTCGGTTCGAGCATCTCACGTTCCTGGGACTGGCGCTGCTGGCGATTCCGGGATATCTCTATGGCCGCAGGCAGTTCGAGGACGCGGCATGGCTGATCGATTCCGACCGTGAGATGATCGTGCGGGAACGAAATATCAACCGGCGTACCATCGTCTGTCCCGTCGATCGGTTGCAATGGCGCGGCATCAAGCAGATGACCTTGCCATTCCGCAAACCGGGCGGAGCCACGCTGGTGGCATACGTGGCAGCATCCGGGAAGGTCGATGGGACGGGGAAAGGGATCATCGGAACCGGGTGGCCGATTTACGATGGGCGCCTGCGGATTCGCGGCCTGCCACGAGCCGAAGCAGACGAGTTGCTGAGCCAGATGGGACCTCAGCCAGATCAGCCGCAGTATCGGCCGCATGTCGTGTGA
- a CDS encoding ABC transporter substrate-binding protein: MASLVHDSLLGYDSADGTIVGHLATAWEMTDPTTMRLTLREGVTFHDGSPVTAEDVKATLDRAGNPDAGMAWHGLIFTVMSVSIVDATTVEVVTAEVFGPLEKSLTVAPIFPSADIADPTSSPSVPSAPVPTNGSATVRTESLRSQHRLLGWRAWYPDRRLRLHPGRQRARRRLLTGQADVRHSLLVRAARPGEMTTITSSSTSRP; encoded by the coding sequence GTGGCTTCCCTGGTCCACGACTCGTTGCTTGGCTATGACAGCGCCGATGGCACGATCGTCGGGCACCTCGCCACGGCCTGGGAAATGACCGACCCGACCACCATGAGGCTCACCCTGCGCGAGGGTGTCACCTTCCACGACGGCTCGCCGGTAACCGCCGAGGATGTCAAAGCCACCCTCGACCGCGCCGGCAACCCCGATGCGGGTATGGCCTGGCACGGACTGATCTTTACGGTCATGTCGGTCAGCATCGTGGACGCCACCACGGTCGAGGTCGTCACCGCGGAAGTCTTCGGCCCGCTCGAGAAATCGCTCACGGTCGCGCCGATCTTCCCGAGCGCGGACATCGCCGATCCCACCTCTTCACCCAGCGTGCCATCGGCGCCGGTCCCTACAAATGGATCGGCTACAGTGAGAACCGAGTCACTCCGAAGCCAACACCGACTACTGGGCTGGCGCGCCTGGTATCCAGACCGTCGTCTTCGACTACATCCAGGACGCCAACGCGCGCGTCGGCGCCTGCTGACCGGCCAGGCCGACGTCCGTCACTCGTTGCTCG
- a CDS encoding PH domain-containing protein: MFAPFDRVQQVDVVTTPAMAGLNLTELVLQSSAGGGTMLLGPEDAATILERVRLNQPLVPLMHR, encoded by the coding sequence GTGTTCGCGCCTTTCGACCGGGTGCAGCAAGTGGATGTCGTCACCACGCCCGCCATGGCGGGCTTGAACCTGACCGAGCTCGTTCTGCAATCATCCGCAGGGGGAGGCACCATGCTCCTCGGTCCGGAAGATGCCGCAACGATCCTCGAACGGGTGCGGCTGAATCAGCCGCTCGTTCCCCTCATGCACCGATGA